The genomic window taattgtacttacagtagacgcctatatttttgactataatattgcatgtaacttttttggtattgcaatataattaaaatccttttcaccacttaaagtcctatattttgtctatatgtgggcaaattttcagccaaatcaattatgacgtattttgggaatggagaaaaatgtaaaaaacggtattttaacgttttctacactataaaatttgatcaaaagcttgttttaaaTCAAagaaacttgttataatgccatataatgacattttgagtcccttctattaaaatattatgttttccattgatactttacgatagaaaatgcaaatttgtataaataaacaccaaatcactgtaaaatcgcaaaaaataacaatttgagaaaaaaagaagaagaagattttttgaccttaaatatcttatttttacgtcccgcagaagctatatacaaattttcagacaaatcggaggtccaaaattttttttgctccaaaattgagtgatttgaaatggaatgacccaaatataaaataaaattatttttaagtaaaatctGAACATATTTCTCTGTAGTTTCTACATTGTCACCTTCCTGTATTTTGAAAAtcatgtacagtcggaaaaatgaaagaatacccatgaacgaacatataaaacacgctgtatttttctgtcaccttgtcacaaagaaaattgtccagtgcaagtacatgtaataataattattacatgtacttgcgctggccaattttttgtgtgacacagtgacaggaaaatacagtgtgttttatatgttcgtgcatgggtattctttcatttttcctactgtattttgAAATCGTTTGTTTGTTAGGAAATATTGCAATTGGTTTTCAATTTTGTATTGTTCgtctttataataattatatcaACCAATTTAAAAGAGTAAGAAACCATAAATTAGAATTAAAATTTCGTGTAATTAAGACTATTATATAAGACTGTTCAAATGTCAAATTGGTATTACTTTGTCATCGTCAAACTAATTCAGACCTTTTAGAAACAATCCCAACAAATTACGGAAGCCTTAGCATCTACAACTGAAAATACTAGCAAAGCATTTGCTAGTATTAAAACTGCATTACCAGATCCTACCAAACTTGAGGTAATAttgtggaaataaaattatataacattttttttaagcaTCTCAATTTTAGGAGCAATCCAAAAAAGTTAGTGAGGCTCTAGTAGATATTGCGGAAAAGTCTACTAAGGCTTTTGACACTATTTACAGTACTATACCGGATCCAAAAACAATACAGGTATAGCCTTCCTATAATAAATTATAAGAAATCACTTACTAGTAATTCCTAATTTTAGGATTCTTCTAAAAAAATAACAGAAGCAATAAGTACTGTAGCTGAGGAATCTTTAACTGCATTTAAAAGTATTGAGAGTTCTTTACCGGATCCCCTAAAATTACAGGTATATTTGGAAATAATATTTCATGTGTATTAAGAATACTAGTACTTCTCTAGAACATTTTTGCAACTGTAGTATGAATTATGGTAAAACAGTATTGTTTTTTAATCAATGACATATTTCAgttgcaaaaatgttttaaaaacaaaataaacacacAAAATTTCAGGAAAAAACTAAAGAAATTACAAGCGCTTTAACTAAATCTGCTGAAATCTCTAGCAAAGCATTAGAAAGTATTATAAGTACCGTACCAGATCCTCAAGTTCTTCAGGTAATGGcaaattgttttgttttattttaaatactctcTGAATTCCTCTCATATTATAGGACAAGTCAAAGCAAATTGCAGACTCAATTACAGATTTAGCAGAAAATTCTAATAAAGCCTTAGAAGGAATTCACAAAGCTCTACCAGATCCCTTACAAATACAGGTAAAAGTTCTTAGtacaaaatatttacttataaataaaaaattttaaaaatattgtagtCGAAATCTAAAGAAATAACCGAGCTTTTAACAAATGCAGCTGACAGTACTCTCAAGGCATTTAGTACTATTGAGAGTGGGATTCCCGATTCAATAAACATACAGGTAGTTATTAAATATTATACGAACGGACTAAAGTAATGGTTTTACCAAAATTTTAGGCAGGTAccaaaaaaattacagaaatgCTACAAGATGTAGAAAAAAATTCAACTAAAGCGTTAGAAGATATTAAAACGGTACTACCAGATCCAGTAAAAATACAGGTATATCACTTGTCAACCAATTTTTTGATTGATTCTAAACTTACACATTCTTTAGAATGAAACTCAGCTGATCACTAAGGCACTAGCCGACACGGTACAAAAGTCGAATGAAGCATTTGAAAGCATCCAAAAAGCGGTACCCGGTGTACTGGAAATACAGGTATATTTATGTACATGGATTTTACATCTATTTAAAAGTTATCAACGTTTATATTTTAGAACAAGTCGACTAAGATTACGGATGCATTGACAGAAGCTAATGATAAATTCACTAAAGTATTTGATAATATTGAAAGTGTATTACCGAATACTTTACAAATAGAGGTAAAATTTTAACGTTAGTCATCTAGGgagtatttatttttgagaacCATAATTTTAGAACAAATCCAAAGAGATTTCTGATGCCCTAGCTAATGCTGCTGAAGTATCAACCAAAGCTTTTGATGGAGTGTTGAGTGCGCTTCCTGATACTGACAAAATAAAGGTACGACAGACCTATGAGATCTGTCAAAATTACACAGTAATCACAATTAAATTTATTGTAGGAACAATCGGACCATATTACACAGGGACTCCTTAAAATTAAGGAAGAATCTACcaaagctttcgaaaatgttcaGAATGGTTTACCAGATCCCTTATTATTTCAagtacttatattattatgttctAAGTATATTATTACAAAAGTTTTTATTGAATCATgttaaaagtcaaagtttttttatCGGCTACATGTATTTATAAGTGTGTCTAGTAGTAGTACTGCATGCCACAATGACTACCCTGTACTTTCTTTCATCCTGGCCGCACCATTTTAGTCTTATTTCATCTATATACTGCAGGGCATCTTTTTTCACTTTCATTATCCTCCTTATCTCTTCATTTGATATCCCGCCTCTTCTTCAGTCCACAGCACCTCCTTCAGTATTCCATTTCTATCGTCAGAATGCTCGtttggtttttttgtttatgatcCAAATTTTTACTGCATATAAATATCATCATGCTTcgtattattgttttgtatactattctttttttattcttaCATTGCATTATGGAGTTGTATTAGACACGATCTTGTTTGCCCCGATCTATTTTTTATCTCTGCTTCTATCGTTGCGTGTTTCGGGTTTCGacattataatatttaaattgCTGGGTTCCTTTTATTTCTATGTGTTTTTCTATTTCCAAATATTTAACGACTTTGAAGACTTTGTAAACTACCTACATGTCTTATCGTACTTTGTGAAAGATTATGACGTCTTCCTAGATCTTCTATTAAGAGTGCGAGTTTTCATATTGTACATAGAGTAGCCGATAAACAAATACTGAAAAACAATATACTTAGCATTCCTAAAATTATAGAACAAGTCCAAAGACATAACTGAAGCTTTAACAGCAGCAGCTGCAAGCTCTACTAAAGCTTTTGAAGCAATTAATTCTTCATTACCAGATCCCCTAGACCTAAAGGTATTCactacatatttgtataatatacaTCGCTAAAGATACatatattttagaaaaaatcTGATCAAATTATAGATGCCTTGAATAAGGCGAACGAATCGTCCAACACATCATTTGATAGCATTACAAATCTTCTACCAGATCCAACAAAAATTCAGGTATATATttaatacttacttttttctcGCAGTACAAAGTTAATGTTGTAGGAAAAATCCCAAATCATTGCAAAAACTCTAACCGATATAACTGAAGAATCAAATAAAGCTTTTGACAGAATTAATGATATAATACCCAAACCAGATGGGCTGCAGGTAATACATAAAGTATGTAATAttctatataatataataaatcgATTAAACTTGTAGAGTAAATCCAAAGAAATAACTGATGCGATAGGAAATATAGGAGAGACTTGTAACAAGGCGTTTCAAAATATAGAAAGCGTTTTGCCAGACGCTACTATAATACAGGTATATACAAATTATGGTTCTTATatatctaataaaataatatattggatcaaatttcagaaaacgtcaaataaattatCAGACTCAATTAAAGATGCCACCGAATCTACAGATAAAGCTTTTTTGGATATACAAAATTGTTTACCAGATCCAAAAAAGATCGAGGTATTTGTGCCATGTAACAATAATtttataacaataataattaaagtaaattttaGGCTCAGTATACAAATATTAAAGACTCAATATCTTTAGCAAACAACAAATCTCAACAAGCTTTCGAAGGAATTCAAAGTATGTTACCAGATTCTAGTGAAATAGAGGTACTAGAATAAAATTTGAACAACCTTTCAGCCTATTAACATATTTGATTTTAGAAAGAGacaaataaaattgtagaaatattGGCGAATGTAACAAAAAGTTCAAACAAAGCTTTTGAAGACATAAAAGCGCATGTAGCTGACCCTATAGAACTACAGGTAAATCAAAACaacaaatataaacaatttacacaatttgtttattatttgtagGAAAAATCACAGCAAATTTTGGATTTGTTAACTAAAACAGTTGATTACTACAATAATgctttaaaaaatatcaaagattCTGTCCCAGATTCATCAAAACTTCAACAGGTTGAAGAagaaattgttaaaataaatacGGACTCAAGTCAGGCAATTGAAAATATccttaaagttttaaaaaacgaGCCAGATTTGCAGGTAACAACTTATAGTAAGTgaaaatctttaaaatgcacttgAAAATGACTTAAATGTCACTTGAATATGACTTGTGTTACACTTCTTTGTCTTTGTTAGCTAATTATCAGTATTGGCTCTCCAATCCGTGGTAGATCTTGGGCTAGGATCTCTTGATCTAGATCCAAAATTCAGAGTTGATATAGactagatatttatattttttccaGTCTCTCTATTTGCTGCCCACACAAAGTTAGTTGTTCATTATTTGTCGGACCTTCTGATATTAAAACTTATTGataaacaataataatataagactaagttttcactctaatggcatataaaacagcataatgctattctacactccaccagaatgaaaacaatgggaaccttctctggttacacctccggggcttctacaatatgcaagtcatacggatgctgagactaaggaagatgagggaattctacaatttacaatttgctttttcagcatccgtatggcttgcatattgtagaagcctcggaggtgtaaccagagaaggttcccattgttttcattctgatggggtgtagaatagcattatattgttttatatgccattagagtgaaaacttagtcttgggtttgttttggttggatcagggagagcagcatatgtgcctcctgatgagagactaataaattcCGAAACCGGTAGATAGTCCGTGTgttgagaccgctcccgtctgaaaaaaaattctgattcggtttctttgtggattcctattcaaaaatgtcttctttaaacaaatcagaagggtgccgggcggaatttttgggcagaaattgtttaaacaattttttaaacaaatacaaaagatcatgtttttttgctctggagcatatatttttagattttttgggtcaatctaaacaagaaaggtatcttgtaaattttctcagaaattgatagttttcgagttataggcgatttaaaatctgaaaaatgcgaaaatacgcattttcgaggcttaaaaactcatatttaaattagtatttttgaggttgccagatacttacaTTGAAGACTGAAccttcagcttcaagattctgaagagtgatcgcgtctaactttaatgtataatgttattttttaattgttaaatatgcgtgtttatccgatttttttgccggtgcggcgcgctctatttcaaaaatctccaatttttctccgaaaaatatttttttagattctttgtgatgttctaaataaaatatgtttcttgccatttttctgaaaaattaatagtttttaagttataagcgatataaaatccgaaaaatgacaaaaaaacgcattttcggattttaaatcgcttataactttaaaactattaacttttgagaaaaatggcaattaacatattttatttagaatatcacaaagaatctagaaaaaatatttttcggaggaaaataggagatttttgaaatggagcacGCCGCagcggcaaaaaaatcggataaacacgaatatttaacaattaaaaaataacggtataaattaaagttagacgagatcactcttcagaatcttgaagctgaatgttcagtctttaatctaagtatctggcaacctcaaaaataaattaaaatatgagttCTTAAGCCTCGaatatgcgtattttcgcatttttcatattttaaatcgcctataactccaaaactgtcaatttctgagaaaatttacaagatacctttcttgtttagattgacccaaaaaatctaaaaatatatgttccagagcaaaaaaacatgatcttttgtatttgtttaataaaattgtttaaacaatttctgcccaaaaattccgcccggcacccttcagatttgtttaaaggggacatctttgaataggaatccacaaagaaaccgaatcagaaatttttccagacgggagctgtctcaccacatggactaagaggtgcttgctgcactctctgattggactagaatatggttcggctgtattttcgttttgcaacgaaattgaaaatggctattcatttttaataataataaagttCATACAATTTTTTGCATACACGATTACATGATGCGATCGtaacttttttccaattttaaaGCCTTTATATCTACGAACCTACCTAAAGTTATTTTCAAgtgtatttgaaaatattacatcttCCAAAACAAGTTGTTTAACCATATATTCCAGAGCAAATCCAAAGATATTATAGACACAATTACAAATTCAATTGAAAGCTCCAACAAAGCTATCGAAAGTATTAATTCTGCAATACCAGCTGCCTTTGACAAGATAAATAAGTCTGTCCCAGATGTTTCCACGATTGAGGTAATATTCTCAACCCCATTAACGTAGTGCAAACTCTAGCTTGTGGTTTTTAGAAAGTTGCCAGTCAAATAGCAACTGAAGCTGAAAAATCCAAAAGTGCCATTGAAAAAGTTAACCAAGGGTTGCCACAGATTTTTGACGGTATCCAAAAGTCTATACCAGATGAAAAGCAAATAAAGGTAATAGAATACCAGCATGTTGGTAATATAGTTTAATTCGTTATATTATAGGAATTATCTGAAAAGCTAGTGAGTGATGCTACAAATTCAAGCAAGGCCATTGATAATCTAGCCAAATTTATACCAACTCTTTTCGATAACATTCAATCTTTTCTCCCACAACAAGATAAGATACAGGTACAATTTCAAAccattttggtatatttttattaaagcATGAAAAAATTATAGGAAATGGCTAACATAGTAGCagaaaggtcaaaaatatctACCGAAGCCATAGAAAATTTGGGCAGCAGCTTACCAAAAGCTTTTGAGCAAATCCAGAAGGTTATACCCGATTCAGTAAAATTACAGGTATGAAATGTGTGCACTATAATTCACTCAGTAAGCTTAAACTAACTCTATTATAGAATCTACTAAATAAAATTGTTGAAGAAGCTGAAAAGTCGAATAAGGAGATCGATGAAATGGTGAAGGTTGTACCAAAGTCTTTTGGAAACATTCAGAGTGCTATACCAGATTCTACAAAAATAGAGGTAAAACTGTTGAACTGTTATAATgttttttttcgaaaattattttattttagcaACTAGCTAAAGTACTAGCAGAAGAAGCAACCAAATCAACTGAGTCAATTGACAAACTTAGCACGGCTTTGCCTAAAGTTTTTAATCAACTTCAAACAGCCATACCAGATTCCCAGAAAATACAGGTACATTATGTTATATAAAAGTATACAGTGAGCGCCTAAAGGTtgcaataaattcattttctcgagaatggacgattttgtaaaaaaatcctgaaacaagtcaatttttatttttaaattatgactttttggcatatatatcatactagtgacgtcactcatctgggcgtgatgacgtcatcgatgattttttaaatgggaataggggtcgtgtgatagctcattcgaaagataattcaattctctattcagtaatataacaattaacataatcatttatacagggtgcccaaaaaaatttttggattaaatttactgacctaaaaagaagaatgcaagtaatttatttatatcaaaatacgATATAcagctctcagaaaacagaaaaaaatgtttatttgaaaattaatcattgcttttcgcttaaattaaatgttcaaactgtcataaggaaggtgggtggctgctttaatactgaatttaagcaaaaatagtatattattcaacgagcatgtaatgatggctattactcacgatgatgaagtttgcgacacgagccgtaggcgagtgtcgtaattcatcagagtgagtaatagccattacatgcgagtagaatactatacttttctacgactttttttattttaattagtaaaaaatttaattatcaactactcgagatttaaattataataatttacagaaatacctaaatgctatttacccctagtacgtggctgaataattggttgcttaCTATTACTacattcttatttattgtaaaaatacaactagaaatagtcaatataaattCTATTCGTCTTCGAAAAaatataagcttaaatttgtacctactgtcagtgaatctaataaataggaaatggctgttgtcggtggacataatttcataatatatagttataatgtatatttttatatttacatttaactatatataatataataatatataactatacataatatgttatagcatatttaacacaatataacttgaaaaacaaacacaatattagttataaattccaattaacataaacaaaatgctaatgtcactgtcactaaattaaatgataaacgtcaaaatttttagtaaacaagatataaacgtacaaaatatactgacattgttacagttaaaattcctttaaaaatttttcgaagttaattattggtataaattacaataattattgtattaaataaacaagtttaagtaattttatttgcagtttatatacgattaatattaaaagtggcatgcgccacttgaatctaacttcaccccgtgagtaatgacccgtgagtaacttcagcccgtgagtaatgaattattactcacgggtacagtaatgggtgctattatctatgaaaaaatagcgaataatgagcatgtaattaaacggtcgtagaaaaacaatatttatttgtcaaataaacataatTTCCTGCTTTCGgataggagtaaaatgtattttgggttaaataaattacacacattcttctttttctgtcaataaatttaattaaaaaaaatttttttggacaccctgtataaataattatgttaatgtttatattactgaatagagaattgagttacctttcaaatgagctatgacacgacccctattctcattaaaaaatcgtagatgacgtcatcacgcccagatgggtgacgtcactagtatgatatatatgtcaaaaagtctcaatttaaaaataaaaattgacgtgtttcgggatttttaCCAAAAATCGTCCATTCTgtagaaaatgaatttattccaacctttacgtgcccactgtatattaaaatttagcTCTGTTGCTTTTGTAGCAAATAAGTGACAACGTAGTTCAAGAGCTCCAAGTAACGAAAACCAAACTAGACGATTTAAACACTAGTTTGCCAAAATTGTTTGACGACATACAAACTTCTGTACCAGAGATATCAGAGATACAGGTACATATAATTCCGATTTCTGTACTTCTTGTAATTGTTACAATTTAACTTTTAGACAAAGTCCAAAGAGATTATTGAAGCACTAGCTTCAGGTTCCAAAAATTCAaacaaagatttggaaaatattaagaCTGTTTTACCACAAGTATTCGAGAGCATTCAGACATCTTTACCAGACCCAATAAAAATACAGGTAAAATTTGGCCTTGATTTTGAACTAAAATTAGTATCctaaaaggtatatattttagCAAGTTGCCGCTAATATTAAAAACACAGCTGAAAACACTACGAACGCTTTGGAAAACTTGGAAAACTCTATACCAGATCCTGGAATCATACAAGTAAATCAAATATCACACATGGTTTTACTTTATTTAATATTAACTATTTTAGGAGAAATCTAAAGATATTACTACATTACTGAAATCTACAATTGAAGACACTAATAAAGCATTTGATAATATCAAAGAGCTTTTGCCAGAATTTGTAAAGATACAGGTAtataataattcaatattaatgaGACTTGATAGTGGAAGTTATTCTTTTGTTATTTCAGAATAAAACAAGTAGTATTGGGGACatgttaaaaaataatgaaagttcATCTGACGAACATCCTAAAAACACTACAAATAGATATATTGATTTGGATTTTCAGGTAgtcgtatttaaaaaaattaagttcttTATTACCTAATACAAGGAACTTTGGGCAGCAATCAATGATTCAAAATGATTTTATAGTAAAGTATTCGTTTTTTCTTAATAAATTAGATAATATATATTT from Diabrotica virgifera virgifera chromosome 5, PGI_DIABVI_V3a includes these protein-coding regions:
- the LOC114327866 gene encoding uncharacterized protein LOC114327866 isoform X5 codes for the protein MSEGDVVNTSEEVQENQEVVEESIAPVKSVKNVEAAPPNLFDIFKPKDAANADKDGAKPEDKPADGTKPADETKPADGTTEAKPNIFDVFKPKEKAYDMSSFLDDIENVKFDEQAIHKMQQEPTPKKVNPETDNIVLDLDDLIKGYKDDQTPVDQSTKTKQTKPKQNNSQDNLLTKDKRTVSHAVQGAKKSVSVNSDFELVKKESLNRQPFDMFHLKPSKPPDDSLSDMFNLNGYHDSSPSSEPVEEEVMAAKQVKSVEFGLFPDPLHLKDNAANATSSKATATPKPIPDPLGLLDKSKQVQENIDKTKQDIHNFITDPFGLKEKARQKEEQASKDSKVEPTNPIINIPSLPDPLNLQEKTKQIIDSLKNAADDANAAFDSISSKLPDPLKLKEKSDTLADAVKNTIETSEKALTDIKTLLPDPVKIQEQTKDISAAMSEAAENFNKAIDNIQNAIPNPTQLQEKSNEIKAALEKTAEESLKAIENIESFIPNPAKFHEKSQVISDALKNAEKASIESFENISKVLPDPTKLTDKSKAISEAIDSASQNSIKALDDITSSIPDPLHLQEKSKQISDSIKSVAENSQKALETIHAALPDPLKLQEKSSEIAATIKNATEASHKMLDEIQGNISESFKLEEKSSNIVSSIKKVAENSDKALESITVSLPDPLKIQEASNKIATTLGDISKSIPDPLEFQEKSKKILEGIKTLAESSTKSLEEITGSIPDPAEIKDKCTKVTAALKTVADTSTKAFDDINKAVVDPAQLQTAASKITDDLKVSSDATVKALLAINNMVPDPRKFQEHFVKLATNVKTLGEAANVGLENIQKAIPNASDLQLKSTQISKAIADTVENSNKAFDSITTALPDPTNFQKQSQQITEALASTTENTSKAFASIKTALPDPTKLEEQSKKVSEALVDIAEKSTKAFDTIYSTIPDPKTIQDSSKKITEAISTVAEESLTAFKSIESSLPDPLKLQEKTKEITSALTKSAEISSKALESIISTVPDPQVLQDKSKQIADSITDLAENSNKALEGIHKALPDPLQIQSKSKEITELLTNAADSTLKAFSTIESGIPDSINIQAGTKKITEMLQDVEKNSTKALEDIKTVLPDPVKIQNETQLITKALADTVQKSNEAFESIQKAVPGVLEIQNKSTKITDALTEANDKFTKVFDNIESVLPNTLQIENKSKEISDALANAAEVSTKAFDGVLSALPDTDKIKEQSDHITQGLLKIKEESTKAFENVQNGLPDPLLFQNKSKDITEALTAAAASSTKAFEAINSSLPDPLDLKKKSDQIIDALNKANESSNTSFDSITNLLPDPTKIQEKSQIIAKTLTDITEESNKAFDRINDIIPKPDGLQSKSKEITDAIGNIGETCNKAFQNIESVLPDATIIQKTSNKLSDSIKDATESTDKAFLDIQNCLPDPKKIEAQYTNIKDSISLANNKSQQAFEGIQSMLPDSSEIEKETNKIVEILANVTKSSNKAFEDIKAHVADPIELQEKSQQILDLLTKTVDYYNNALKNIKDSVPDSSKLQQVEEEIVKINTDSSQAIENILKVLKNEPDLQSKSKDIIDTITNSIESSNKAIESINSAIPAAFDKINKSVPDVSTIEKVASQIATEAEKSKSAIEKVNQGLPQIFDGIQKSIPDEKQIKELSEKLVSDATNSSKAIDNLAKFIPTLFDNIQSFLPQQDKIQEMANIVAERSKISTEAIENLGSSLPKAFEQIQKVIPDSVKLQNLLNKIVEEAEKSNKEIDEMVKVVPKSFGNIQSAIPDSTKIEQLAKVLAEEATKSTESIDKLSTALPKVFNQLQTAIPDSQKIQQISDNVVQELQVTKTKLDDLNTSLPKLFDDIQTSVPEISEIQTKSKEIIEALASGSKNSNKDLENIKTVLPQVFESIQTSLPDPIKIQVYILASCR
- the LOC114327866 gene encoding uncharacterized protein LOC114327866 isoform X6 — encoded protein: MSEGDVVNTSEEVQENQEVVEESIAPVKSVKNVEAAPPNLFDIFKPKDAANADKDGAKPEDKPADGTKPADETKPADGTTEAKPNIFDVFKPKEKAYDMSSFLDDIENVKFDEQAIHKMQQEPTPKKVNPETDNIVLDLDDLIKGYKDDQTPVDQSTKTKQTKPKQNNSQDNLLTKDKRTVSHAVQGAKKSVSVNSDFELVKKESLNRQPFDMFHLKPSKPPDDSLSDMFNLNGYHDSSPSSEPVEEEVMAAKQVKSVEFGLFPDPLHLKDNAANATSSKATATPKPIPDPLGLLDKSKQVQENIDKTKQDIHNFITDPFGLKEKARQKEEQASKDSKVEPTNPIINIPSLPDPLNLQEKTKQIIDSLKNAADDANAAFDSISSKLPDPLKLKEKSDTLADAVKNTIETSEKALTDIKTLLPDPVKIQEQTKDISAAMSEAAENFNKAIDNIQNAIPNPTQLQEKSNEIKAALEKTAEESLKAIENIESFIPNPAKFHEKSQVISDALKNAEKASIESFENISKVLPDPTKLTDKSKAISEAIDSASQNSIKALDDITSSIPDPLHLQEKSKQISDSIKSVAENSQKALETIHAALPDPLKLQEKSSEIAATIKNATEASHKMLDEIQGNISESFKLEEKSSNIVSSIKKVAENSDKALESITVSLPDPLKIQEASNKIATTLGDISKSIPDPLEFQEKSKKILEGIKTLAESSTKSLEEITGSIPDPAEIKDKCTKVTAALKTVADTSTKAFDDINKAVVDPAQLQTAASKITDDLKVSSDATVKALLAINNMVPDPRKFQEHFVKLATNVKTLGEAANVGLENIQKAIPNASDLQLKSTQISKAIADTVENSNKAFDSITTALPDPTNFQKQSQQITEALASTTENTSKAFASIKTALPDPTKLEEQSKKVSEALVDIAEKSTKAFDTIYSTIPDPKTIQDSSKKITEAISTVAEESLTAFKSIESSLPDPLKLQEKTKEITSALTKSAEISSKALESIISTVPDPQVLQDKSKQIADSITDLAENSNKALEGIHKALPDPLQIQSKSKEITELLTNAADSTLKAFSTIESGIPDSINIQAGTKKITEMLQDVEKNSTKALEDIKTVLPDPVKIQNETQLITKALADTVQKSNEAFESIQKAVPGVLEIQNKSTKITDALTEANDKFTKVFDNIESVLPNTLQIENKSKEISDALANAAEVSTKAFDGVLSALPDTDKIKEQSDHITQGLLKIKEESTKAFENVQNGLPDPLLFQNKSKDITEALTAAAASSTKAFEAINSSLPDPLDLKKKSDQIIDALNKANESSNTSFDSITNLLPDPTKIQEKSQIIAKTLTDITEESNKAFDRINDIIPKPDGLQSKSKEITDAIGNIGETCNKAFQNIESVLPDATIIQKTSNKLSDSIKDATESTDKAFLDIQNCLPDPKKIEAQYTNIKDSISLANNKSQQAFEGIQSMLPDSSEIEKETNKIVEILANVTKSSNKAFEDIKAHVADPIELQEKSQQILDLLTKTVDYYNNALKNIKDSVPDSSKLQQVEEEIVKINTDSSQAIENILKVLKNEPDLQSKSKDIIDTITNSIESSNKAIESINSAIPAAFDKINKSVPDVSTIEKVASQIATEAEKSKSAIEKVNQGLPQIFDGIQKSIPDEKQIKELSEKLVSDATNSSKAIDNLAKFIPTLFDNIQSFLPQQDKIQEMANIVAERSKISTEAIENLGSSLPKAFEQIQKVIPDSVKLQNLLNKIVEEAEKSNKEIDEMVKVVPKSFGNIQSAIPDSTKIEQLAKVLAEEATKSTESIDKLSTALPKVFNQLQTAIPDSQKIQFKSSK